From the Primulina tabacum isolate GXHZ01 chromosome 3, ASM2559414v2, whole genome shotgun sequence genome, one window contains:
- the LOC142541026 gene encoding uncharacterized protein LOC142541026 produces the protein MDLNASPEPEDEEVFPEPQLKEDYAQEHVGYNEQVEHGETAVQLLRREREERIQRLRRQRPDDRPSYGSQPYQRDDGYQVKKQRPNDKLPPGWLDCPAVGPEICGLIPSKVPLGKSFNDYIYPGKRYSYRQVIHQQRVLGRKLGLVIDLTNSSRYYNLNDWKKEGIKHVKIACKGRDSVPENEAVNKFVYEVICIWMHFST, from the exons ATGGACTTGAATGCATCCCCTGAACCTGAAGATGAGGAAGTGTTTCCTGAACCACAGTTGAAAGAAGATTATGCCCAAGAACATGTGGGATACAATGAACAAGTGGAACATGGGGAGACTGCTGTTCAGCTTTTGCGGCGG GAACGTGAGGAAAGGATTCAACGTCTTCGAAGGCAGCGCCCTGATGATAGGCCTTCCTATGGATCTCAGCCATATCAGAGAGATGATGGGTATCAAGTGAAGAAGCAGAGACCTAATGATAAACTCCCTCCAG GTTGGTTGGACTGCCCTGCGGTTGGACCGGAAATATGCGGTTTGATcccttcaaaagttccattaggTAAATCATTTAATGACTATATTTATCCTGGTAAAAGATACTCCTACAGGCAAGTTATTCATCAACAGAGAGTTTTAGGGAGAAAG CTTGGCTTGGTAATTGATCTTACAAATTCAAGTAGGTATTATAATTTGAACGATTGGAAGAAAGAAGGTATTAAGCATGTCAAG atTGCTTGCAAGGGGCGTGATTCTGTGCCAGAGAATGAGGCTGTAAATAAGTTTGTTTATGAGGTAATATGCATATGGATgcatttttctacatga